One stretch of Roseimicrobium sp. ORNL1 DNA includes these proteins:
- a CDS encoding PQQ-binding-like beta-propeller repeat protein has translation MTIFRQFALGALTVQAMTLSLWAEKAAAVPGISDWPHLHGPLHNNTTPEAGWKKDWPADGPPVLWKASVGRGLASFAVVGDRAYTAGNNGADEDSIVCRDLNSGKELWRYRYPCKTAAHEMPVVPFGPASTPTVADDRLYMVSREGDVWCLEAATGKVIWHKHMLADYNGKRPVYGYASSVLVQGDRVYLDAGGDEQSTVCVEAKTGNLIWGKGSGEAGYASPALVQMSGATVLALFKGDSFRLLKPEDGEELARYETVTRDFCNCATPHVNDDVIFISHTGSDGSSLLKFAGGKLTPQWNDRDLGLLFNSGVPWEGKLIVFNDQKRGVKELRCLDMKSGETAWVSGEIDKGTAILSDGHLVILTSVGELVLARPLADKLEVLSRVQVLPAKTYVLPVLSHGRLLCKNNAGEVVCLDVK, from the coding sequence ATGACCATCTTCCGACAGTTCGCCTTGGGGGCACTTACAGTGCAGGCCATGACTCTCTCCCTCTGGGCGGAGAAGGCTGCTGCAGTACCGGGCATCTCCGACTGGCCGCACCTCCATGGTCCCCTGCACAACAACACCACGCCGGAAGCCGGTTGGAAAAAGGACTGGCCTGCGGATGGACCTCCGGTGTTGTGGAAGGCTAGCGTCGGCCGTGGACTCGCCTCCTTCGCCGTGGTGGGAGACCGTGCGTATACCGCAGGCAACAACGGCGCAGATGAAGACAGCATCGTGTGCCGCGACCTGAATTCTGGAAAGGAACTCTGGAGGTATCGTTATCCCTGCAAGACAGCGGCGCATGAGATGCCCGTGGTGCCGTTTGGCCCTGCGTCCACGCCAACCGTTGCGGATGACCGCCTGTACATGGTCAGCAGGGAAGGAGATGTCTGGTGTCTGGAGGCTGCGACAGGAAAAGTGATCTGGCACAAGCACATGCTCGCGGACTACAACGGCAAGCGTCCTGTCTACGGCTATGCCAGCAGTGTGCTGGTGCAGGGAGATCGCGTTTATCTGGATGCCGGAGGCGATGAGCAGTCCACCGTGTGTGTGGAGGCGAAAACAGGCAACCTGATCTGGGGAAAGGGAAGTGGCGAGGCCGGTTATGCGTCACCTGCACTGGTGCAGATGAGCGGCGCCACCGTGCTTGCTTTGTTCAAGGGGGACAGCTTTCGACTGTTGAAACCCGAGGATGGAGAGGAACTCGCCAGGTATGAGACCGTGACGAGGGATTTCTGCAACTGCGCCACCCCGCATGTGAATGATGACGTAATTTTCATCTCACATACGGGCTCGGATGGGAGCTCACTCCTGAAGTTCGCTGGCGGAAAGCTCACCCCGCAGTGGAATGATCGCGACTTGGGCTTGCTCTTCAATTCGGGGGTCCCTTGGGAGGGGAAGCTCATTGTCTTCAATGACCAAAAGCGAGGCGTAAAAGAACTCCGCTGCCTCGACATGAAGAGCGGTGAAACTGCGTGGGTATCTGGCGAGATTGACAAGGGTACCGCCATCTTGAGTGATGGGCATCTCGTCATCCTCACCAGCGTCGGCGAACTGGTGCTGGCCCGGCCACTGGCTGACAAGCTGGAAGTGCTGAGTCGTGTGCAGGTGCTGCCCGCGAAGACCTATGTCCTCCCCGTGTTGAGTCACGGCAGGCTCCTGTGCAAAAACAACGCCGGAGAGGTCGTGTGCCTCGATGTGAAGTGA
- a CDS encoding sigma-70 family RNA polymerase sigma factor, protein MSIPSTSIVESSFAALMDQVEPALPHELPATEECAFALADVPRLTAALKRGEEVAFTWLHRAWNSRINRYCFALAAGDAAFASEISQGVWLRIVRHMRVLADEQALWCWIACAARHAASDLRRKGGRYQRALERFKDWWSPSSSESTAADDTTSLMNAMEAALAQLTEEEKLLIEGRYFATESLESIGARLSLSSRAVEGRLARLRQRLREEIARQLRQQGT, encoded by the coding sequence GTGTCCATCCCATCCACCAGCATCGTCGAATCTTCATTCGCCGCTCTCATGGACCAAGTGGAGCCAGCTCTCCCGCATGAACTGCCGGCAACGGAAGAGTGTGCGTTCGCGCTGGCAGATGTCCCGCGACTGACGGCGGCGCTGAAACGCGGCGAGGAGGTCGCCTTCACCTGGCTGCATCGCGCATGGAACTCACGCATCAATCGCTACTGCTTTGCTCTTGCCGCAGGAGATGCCGCCTTCGCTTCAGAAATCTCCCAAGGTGTATGGCTGCGCATCGTTCGGCATATGCGTGTGCTCGCTGACGAGCAGGCTCTCTGGTGCTGGATTGCCTGCGCCGCGCGACACGCCGCATCCGATCTGCGCCGCAAAGGAGGACGCTACCAACGCGCGCTGGAACGATTCAAGGACTGGTGGTCTCCCTCGTCATCCGAATCCACGGCAGCCGATGACACCACCAGCCTGATGAACGCGATGGAAGCTGCCCTGGCCCAACTCACCGAAGAGGAAAAACTTCTCATCGAAGGCCGCTACTTCGCCACTGAATCCCTGGAGAGCATCGGAGCGCGCCTCTCCCTTTCCAGCCGTGCCGTGGAAGGCCGCCTCGCGCGGCTGCGCCAGCGGCTGAGGGAGGAAATCGCCAGGCAACTTCGCCAACAAGGAACATGA
- a CDS encoding MOSC domain-containing protein yields the protein MVPRLIAIYLSPAATVLPTSVAEAEAKAHTGLVGDRYFTGNGTFSNATPKGPGRELTLIESEALQAVEAEHGIRLSAAQARRNLVTEGIRLNDLVGVKFFIGGVLLEGIRFCDPCTHLNVVTGMPLLKALANRGGLRAAILNDGILQVGDEIALTATAA from the coding sequence ATGGTTCCCCGCCTGATCGCCATCTACCTTTCGCCTGCCGCCACTGTCCTGCCCACATCCGTGGCGGAGGCAGAAGCAAAGGCGCATACCGGGCTGGTGGGTGATCGCTACTTCACCGGGAACGGCACATTCTCCAACGCCACTCCAAAAGGTCCGGGACGCGAACTCACCTTGATCGAAAGTGAGGCGCTCCAGGCAGTGGAAGCAGAGCACGGCATCCGCCTGAGCGCTGCACAGGCCCGACGAAATCTGGTGACGGAGGGAATCCGGCTCAACGACCTCGTGGGGGTGAAGTTCTTCATTGGCGGCGTGCTGCTGGAGGGCATCCGATTTTGCGATCCCTGCACGCATCTCAATGTCGTGACCGGCATGCCTCTGCTGAAAGCTCTGGCCAATCGGGGCGGTCTCAGGGCGGCGATTCTGAACGATGGCATCCTGCAGGTAGGCGATGAGATTGCCCTCACCGCCACTGCCGCATGA
- a CDS encoding sulfite exporter TauE/SafE family protein, with product MKNTTYRGTMDWQRSLVVAGAGFVAGMMNAVAGGGTMVTFPVLLWAGLNTLQANITSTVALFPGMPLSAWTFRRHIGPMSAWLWKLAPVALLGGLTGGILLVQTGSRVFDFIVPWLLLLATVLFMCNGLVQRWLSRRQSAAILPGEAATPSEPKLHLWSVFILAGVAVYGGYFGAGIGIMMLATLGVLGLRDINQMNAMKVVLAMLMNVSAVTYFIIKGGVQWDLALWLMAGSVGGYWSGSLLAQRIPAVWVRTVVILIGLAICLELFMRQWR from the coding sequence ATGAAAAATACGACGTATCGCGGGACGATGGATTGGCAGAGGTCTCTGGTGGTCGCAGGCGCGGGTTTCGTGGCTGGCATGATGAATGCCGTGGCCGGGGGCGGCACCATGGTTACCTTTCCCGTCCTGCTCTGGGCCGGACTGAACACCCTGCAGGCAAATATCACCAGCACCGTGGCGCTCTTTCCCGGGATGCCGTTGAGCGCGTGGACGTTCCGTCGTCACATCGGCCCGATGAGCGCCTGGCTCTGGAAGCTGGCGCCCGTGGCCTTGCTGGGCGGGCTGACCGGTGGCATCCTTCTGGTGCAGACAGGCTCGCGAGTCTTCGATTTCATCGTGCCATGGCTGTTGCTCCTAGCCACAGTTCTGTTCATGTGCAACGGGCTGGTCCAGCGCTGGCTGAGCCGCAGACAGTCGGCAGCCATCCTGCCGGGGGAAGCGGCAACACCCTCCGAGCCCAAGCTGCACCTCTGGAGTGTTTTCATCCTCGCGGGTGTGGCGGTGTACGGCGGCTACTTTGGCGCGGGCATTGGCATCATGATGCTGGCCACTCTCGGCGTGCTGGGGCTGCGGGATATCAATCAGATGAATGCGATGAAGGTGGTGCTGGCCATGCTCATGAATGTCTCCGCCGTGACCTACTTCATCATCAAAGGCGGGGTGCAGTGGGACCTGGCCCTCTGGCTCATGGCGGGCTCCGTGGGTGGCTACTGGTCTGGCAGCCTGCTGGCCCAGCGCATCCCTGCGGTCTGGGTGCGCACCGTGGTCATCTTGATTGGCCTCGCGATCTGCCTGGAGCTTTTCATGCGGCAGTGGCGGTGA
- a CDS encoding glucose-6-phosphate isomerase: MNLWQRYQKHLVRYNDLGISIDISRMNFPDDFFAKMKPLTDKAFADMKQLEAGAIANPDEKRMVGHYWLRNFGLAPTPELRAGIESDIAQSKAFADEIHAGNIVAERGGRFTRLLIVGIGGSALGPQFITDALVNAWDSPLKTHFFDNTDPDGLQRVLSDIGADLNRTLTVVISKSGGTPETRNGMLEAKAAYERAGLDFAKHAVAVTGTAANGISSKLEGYANENKWLKIFPMTDWVGGRTSIMHTVGLVPMALQGVDVDSLLAGASAMDEKTRSLPVEENAAMLLALMWHAAGEGKGTKDMVILPYKDRLVLLSKYLQQLVMESLGKELDLDGKKVNQGIAVYGNKGSTDQHAYVQQLRDGVNNFFATFIEVRKGASGSQLEVEPGTTCGDFLQGFLRGTRKALYENGRQSVTISVPGVNAFMVGAIIALFERAVGYYATLVNVNAYHQPGVEAGKKAAGDFLKILTGVRTQLAKAGTASADEIASATGADAEEVYHCLVHLAANEPHVTQSTGKSPAEDRFTLETHA, from the coding sequence ATGAACCTCTGGCAGCGCTATCAGAAGCACCTCGTCCGCTACAACGATCTCGGCATCTCGATCGACATCTCGCGGATGAATTTTCCCGATGACTTTTTCGCGAAGATGAAGCCGCTTACGGACAAGGCTTTCGCGGACATGAAACAACTCGAAGCGGGCGCCATCGCCAATCCCGATGAAAAGCGCATGGTGGGCCACTACTGGCTGCGCAACTTCGGCCTGGCTCCCACGCCAGAACTCCGCGCGGGCATCGAGAGCGATATCGCCCAGTCGAAGGCTTTTGCTGACGAAATCCACGCCGGCAACATCGTCGCTGAGCGCGGTGGCCGCTTCACCCGCCTGCTGATCGTGGGCATCGGCGGCTCGGCGCTGGGTCCGCAGTTCATCACGGACGCCCTGGTGAATGCCTGGGACTCCCCGCTGAAGACGCACTTCTTCGACAACACCGATCCCGATGGTCTCCAGCGCGTGCTCTCCGACATCGGCGCGGATCTCAACCGCACGCTGACGGTGGTCATTTCAAAGTCGGGTGGCACGCCCGAGACGCGCAACGGGATGCTGGAAGCCAAGGCCGCCTACGAGCGCGCGGGTCTGGATTTTGCAAAGCATGCCGTAGCCGTCACCGGTACTGCTGCCAATGGCATCAGCAGCAAGCTGGAGGGCTACGCCAATGAGAACAAGTGGCTGAAGATCTTCCCCATGACGGACTGGGTGGGTGGGCGCACCTCCATCATGCATACCGTAGGCTTGGTGCCGATGGCTTTGCAGGGTGTGGATGTGGACTCGCTGCTCGCCGGCGCCTCCGCCATGGATGAAAAGACCCGCAGTCTGCCTGTGGAAGAGAATGCCGCCATGCTGCTGGCGCTCATGTGGCATGCGGCTGGCGAAGGCAAGGGCACGAAGGACATGGTTATCCTGCCCTACAAGGACCGCCTCGTCCTGCTGAGCAAGTACCTGCAGCAGCTCGTCATGGAGTCACTCGGCAAAGAGCTCGATCTGGACGGCAAGAAGGTGAACCAGGGCATCGCCGTGTACGGCAACAAGGGCTCCACCGACCAGCACGCCTATGTGCAGCAGCTCCGCGACGGCGTGAACAATTTCTTCGCCACCTTCATCGAGGTGCGCAAGGGAGCCTCAGGTTCCCAGTTGGAAGTGGAACCCGGCACCACGTGCGGCGACTTCCTGCAGGGCTTCCTGCGCGGCACCCGCAAGGCGCTCTACGAAAACGGCCGCCAGTCCGTGACCATCAGCGTCCCGGGAGTGAATGCCTTCATGGTGGGCGCCATCATCGCCCTCTTCGAGCGGGCCGTGGGCTACTACGCCACGCTGGTGAACGTCAACGCCTACCACCAGCCCGGGGTCGAGGCTGGGAAGAAGGCCGCTGGAGACTTCCTGAAAATCCTCACCGGAGTCCGCACACAGCTGGCAAAGGCAGGCACGGCTTCGGCCGATGAAATCGCCTCCGCCACTGGCGCGGATGCCGAGGAAGTCTACCATTGCCTCGTGCACCTTGCGGCCAATGAGCCTCACGTGACGCAGTCCACGGGAAAATCTCCTGCCGAAGACCGCTTCACGCTAGAAACACATGCTTGA
- a CDS encoding sulfatase encodes MHFPGFLISCLLALLATGLPHVAAAAEPAAAKPNILIITVDDMSADSLGAFGCKLPDTSPHIDRLAGQGMKFQLAHVQAGNCMPSRNVMWSGRYTHHNRIEGFYQVRDVEYPVLTDLMKGGGYFTGIRGKVAHSTPYSPYKWDIDLDAGPDGKQVHGKDAPSYEVSTTQGIQAAKSAGKPFCLMINVADPHKPFYAEGNRGETIPDAHVPSKVFTPEEVPIPGFLFDDPVVRKELSHYYSSVRRADDAVGAILTALKKSGEDEHTLILFLSDHGMPLPFAKTQLYHHSTHTPLIVRWPGVTKAGAVDEQHMVSAVDLLPTLLDASGITHPTGLDGISFAPILRGNTQEGRDVIVKGHTENAGRSRDPMRAIQTKKYLYIFNAWSNGTRVMATATSGTSTYRRMVALAKTDPQIGGRLEVYQHRTMEELYDVEKDPDCLHNLIGHPGSEKDAGSMRQMLDAWMVKYEDPMLEIFRKRDDAAAREAWVAAQEKEAESRVGGKKGGKKKAGARAGNATPADE; translated from the coding sequence ATGCACTTTCCCGGGTTCCTCATTTCATGCCTGCTCGCTTTGCTAGCCACCGGCTTGCCTCACGTTGCAGCAGCTGCAGAACCCGCGGCCGCGAAACCAAACATCCTCATCATCACAGTGGATGACATGAGCGCGGACTCGCTCGGAGCCTTTGGCTGCAAGCTGCCGGACACCTCGCCACACATCGACCGGCTCGCAGGACAGGGCATGAAGTTCCAGCTCGCGCATGTGCAGGCGGGGAACTGCATGCCATCTCGCAATGTGATGTGGTCCGGGCGCTACACGCACCACAACCGCATCGAGGGCTTCTATCAGGTCCGGGATGTAGAGTATCCGGTACTGACGGATCTCATGAAGGGCGGTGGATACTTCACCGGCATTCGTGGAAAGGTGGCGCACTCCACTCCCTACTCACCCTACAAATGGGACATCGATCTCGACGCTGGTCCTGATGGAAAGCAGGTGCATGGGAAGGATGCTCCGTCCTATGAGGTGAGCACCACCCAGGGCATCCAGGCCGCGAAGTCAGCGGGCAAACCCTTCTGCCTGATGATCAATGTCGCGGATCCGCACAAGCCTTTCTACGCAGAGGGCAATCGGGGAGAGACCATTCCAGATGCCCATGTGCCGAGCAAAGTGTTCACACCCGAGGAAGTACCCATTCCAGGTTTCCTTTTTGACGACCCGGTGGTGCGCAAGGAACTCTCCCACTACTATTCGTCCGTACGCCGCGCGGATGATGCCGTGGGTGCCATCCTCACCGCGCTGAAGAAATCCGGCGAAGATGAACACACCCTGATCCTGTTCCTCTCGGACCATGGCATGCCGCTGCCCTTTGCGAAGACCCAGCTCTACCACCACAGCACCCACACACCGCTCATTGTACGCTGGCCGGGAGTGACCAAGGCAGGTGCCGTGGACGAGCAACACATGGTTTCGGCTGTGGACCTGCTTCCGACGCTGCTGGATGCCTCCGGCATCACACATCCCACAGGACTGGATGGTATATCATTTGCCCCCATCCTCCGGGGCAACACACAAGAGGGACGCGACGTTATCGTGAAGGGCCACACGGAGAATGCCGGACGCTCCCGCGACCCCATGCGCGCCATTCAGACCAAGAAGTACCTCTACATCTTCAACGCGTGGTCGAATGGCACCCGCGTCATGGCCACCGCCACCAGCGGCACTTCCACCTACCGGCGCATGGTGGCCCTCGCCAAAACAGATCCCCAAATCGGTGGCCGACTGGAGGTGTATCAACACCGAACGATGGAGGAGCTTTACGACGTGGAGAAGGATCCAGATTGCCTTCACAATCTGATCGGTCATCCGGGAAGCGAAAAGGACGCAGGTAGCATGCGCCAGATGCTGGATGCATGGATGGTGAAGTATGAAGACCCCATGCTCGAAATCTTCCGCAAACGCGATGACGCTGCGGCGCGCGAAGCATGGGTCGCCGCTCAGGAGAAGGAGGCGGAAAGCCGCGTGGGTGGAAAAAAGGGTGGGAAGAAAAAGGCAGGTGCACGGGCGGGCAATGCCACACCTGCGGACGAGTGA
- a CDS encoding PQQ-binding-like beta-propeller repeat protein, protein MLRAIALIVLLQGSVAFAENWPQWRGPRLDGTSQDTGFATSISPETIKWKTELPGAGHASPIVWGDKIFTVAAVQETGDRLLLCMDRASGELLWQSKVLTAPVESIHRLNSLASSTPATDGEKIFTAFLDNTETPESRKANEGREIPKGEVPKGTVVISAHDFTGKLIWQVRPGLFSSKHGFCSSPILHKDKIIVNCDHDGNGYIVALSRADGKELWRVARPNNTRSYCVPIIRDLAGKTQMVLSGTKCVMSYNPDNGGVIWSMEGPTEQFVASLVYNDHAGYLFLTAGFPEKHILAIKPDGAGDVTKTHIAWRTNQGAAYVPSPIAEGDWCLVVSDSGVAHCFDAKTGRIAWEERMREHHASLVSAEGKVIFINDFGVTRIVKPGDKYELVAESEVGEKVFASPAMSEGQMFIRGDKSMICVGDRKSGVAGR, encoded by the coding sequence ATGCTCCGAGCCATTGCCCTCATCGTTCTCCTCCAAGGCAGCGTCGCCTTTGCCGAAAACTGGCCGCAGTGGCGTGGTCCTCGCTTGGACGGCACTTCGCAGGATACCGGGTTTGCTACCTCCATTTCCCCGGAGACCATCAAGTGGAAGACGGAACTGCCCGGCGCCGGCCACGCTTCACCCATTGTGTGGGGAGACAAGATTTTCACTGTGGCCGCGGTGCAGGAGACCGGGGATCGGCTCCTCCTTTGCATGGATCGCGCCTCGGGCGAACTGCTCTGGCAGTCGAAGGTGCTCACGGCTCCTGTGGAGTCCATTCATCGGCTGAACAGCCTGGCTTCCAGCACGCCAGCTACGGATGGAGAAAAGATCTTCACCGCCTTCCTCGACAACACGGAGACTCCTGAAAGCCGGAAGGCCAATGAAGGACGCGAGATCCCAAAGGGCGAGGTGCCCAAGGGCACGGTGGTGATTTCCGCGCATGATTTCACGGGCAAGCTGATCTGGCAGGTGCGCCCGGGACTCTTTTCCAGCAAGCATGGCTTCTGCTCCTCACCGATCCTTCACAAGGACAAGATCATTGTGAACTGCGACCATGATGGCAATGGCTACATCGTGGCCCTGTCGCGCGCAGATGGCAAAGAGCTGTGGCGCGTGGCGCGGCCCAACAACACCCGGAGCTATTGCGTGCCCATCATTCGCGACCTCGCGGGGAAAACGCAGATGGTGCTCAGCGGCACGAAGTGCGTGATGAGCTACAATCCGGACAATGGCGGTGTCATCTGGTCGATGGAAGGTCCTACGGAGCAGTTCGTTGCTTCCCTGGTGTATAACGATCACGCTGGTTATCTGTTCCTCACCGCCGGCTTTCCGGAAAAGCACATCCTGGCCATCAAGCCTGATGGCGCGGGCGATGTGACGAAGACACACATCGCCTGGCGCACAAATCAGGGCGCGGCGTATGTGCCTTCACCCATCGCCGAGGGTGACTGGTGCCTGGTGGTTTCCGATTCGGGTGTGGCGCATTGCTTTGATGCAAAGACCGGTCGCATCGCGTGGGAGGAGCGCATGCGCGAACATCATGCCTCGTTGGTGAGTGCAGAGGGAAAGGTGATCTTCATCAACGACTTCGGCGTGACCCGCATTGTGAAGCCTGGGGACAAGTATGAACTCGTGGCCGAGAGCGAAGTGGGTGAGAAGGTGTTTGCCTCGCCAGCCATGAGTGAAGGCCAGATGTTCATCCGTGGAGACAAGTCGATGATCTGCGTGGGTGATCGGAAGAGTGGTGTAGCGGGACGATAG
- a CDS encoding cation diffusion facilitator family transporter, giving the protein MSSASSPVPLTHYAWLSIAAAVVTFTLKMTAWWFTGSVGLLSDGLESLVNFAAAVIALVALKVAAIPADDDHAYGHTKVEYFSSGMEGGLIVLAAVGIAWTAISRLVHPEPLEAIGLGLWLSTSASLINLAVAQVLYRVGKKEHSVTLQASGDHLMTDVWTSAAVIVAVGLVAFTGWQMLDPIIGLFLAGHIVFVGVRLVRQSLLGLMDTGLDAEDMAVVNEVLDHHRENGVQFHALRTRQAGAWRFMSVHVLVPGDWTVARGHELSEEIENELRERLPRLTALTHLEPVEDPVSYEDVPEKREKPREAV; this is encoded by the coding sequence ATGTCTTCTGCCTCGTCTCCGGTTCCCTTGACGCACTACGCGTGGCTTTCGATTGCCGCAGCGGTGGTCACCTTTACGCTGAAGATGACCGCGTGGTGGTTCACTGGCTCAGTTGGCCTCCTCTCCGATGGCCTGGAGTCGCTGGTGAACTTCGCTGCGGCGGTGATCGCACTGGTGGCGCTGAAGGTTGCTGCCATTCCCGCGGACGATGATCATGCCTACGGGCACACCAAGGTGGAGTACTTCTCCAGCGGCATGGAGGGCGGGCTCATTGTGCTGGCAGCTGTGGGCATCGCTTGGACGGCGATCAGTCGTCTGGTCCATCCGGAGCCGCTGGAGGCCATCGGGCTTGGCCTGTGGCTTTCTACAAGTGCCTCACTCATCAATCTGGCAGTGGCTCAGGTGCTCTACCGAGTCGGAAAGAAGGAACATTCTGTCACCCTTCAGGCGAGTGGCGATCATCTGATGACGGATGTGTGGACTTCCGCCGCGGTGATCGTGGCGGTGGGTCTCGTGGCGTTCACCGGGTGGCAGATGTTGGATCCCATCATCGGCCTCTTCCTCGCGGGACACATTGTTTTCGTGGGCGTCCGGCTGGTAAGGCAATCGCTGCTGGGGCTCATGGATACAGGGCTGGATGCCGAGGACATGGCCGTGGTGAATGAAGTGCTGGATCACCATCGTGAGAATGGCGTGCAGTTCCACGCATTACGCACCCGTCAGGCCGGTGCGTGGCGTTTTATGTCCGTGCATGTGCTGGTGCCCGGAGACTGGACCGTGGCGCGAGGCCATGAGCTGTCCGAGGAGATCGAGAACGAATTGCGGGAACGCCTTCCGCGCCTTACCGCGCTCACCCATTTGGAGCCGGTAGAAGATCCAGTGTCTTATGAGGACGTGCCGGAGAAACGGGAGAAGCCACGGGAAGCGGTGTAG